In the genome of Anabaena cylindrica PCC 7122, the window GTTCTTTGGTTGAGCCATCACCCATATTGAAGCAACGTCAACAAGTGGGAGGAAATGATTTACCTCCAGATGGGGATGGTAAAATTCGCCGAGGAATGTTGTATCTTTATTTAAGTAATGGTGATATTTTAGAAAGTTTTAGTCTCAAACTGGCTTTATTGTACTTGCAACTTGAAGGGATTACTGAAAAAGCAGCAACCAATAATCCCAATTATCTCCAATTAGGTGGGAGTGTTTTTCCTAGATTTCAGGCTAATGATGGTGCTTATGTGAGAGCAAAAGCTGGAAGCTACCAAATATTATTAAATTACCGGGGTCGTCAACGGCAATTTACCACAGTTTCTCTGACAGCAGTTTTAAAAAACCAAATTTCACCAAATTTAATGCAAGGAAAGGTGGTACTAATTGGTTCAACTGCTGAGAGTTTGAGAGATAGCTTTTTGACACCTTACACCAGTCAAGTTTTCGCTGCCCCAGAAAGGATGGCCGGTGTAACAATTCATGCTAATTTAACTAGTCAAATTTTGAGTTCAGCTTTAGATGGTCGTCCCTTAATTCAGTCTTGGAGTGACACTATAGAATGGCTGTGGATTTTGCTATGGTCAACTATTAGCGCCCTATTGTGTTGGCAGCAACGTCATAATATATCTTTAATTACTGTTAATATTTTGCTGGCTGGCAGCGCTTTGATTGTCTGTTCTTTTCTAGCATTCTTAGCTGGCTGGTGGATTCCTGTCGTGCCGCCAATGTTGGCATTAGCAGGATCAACTATCGCTATTACCCAGTATATGGCTCGTAGTGCGGCCAATATGCAAAAAACTTTTGGACGTTATCTAACAGATGAAGTTGTGACTAGTTTAATAGAAACACCTACTGGTTTAAAGCTAGGAGGAGAAAGGAGAAAGGTCACAGTTCTAGTATCTGATGTGAGGGGTTTTTCGGCTATTTCTGAAGAATATCCCCCGGAAACTGTGGTAGAAATTCTCAATCTTTATCTGGAAGTGATGACAGATGTAATTAATCAGTACAAAGGTACGATTAATGATTTTATGGGTGATGGCATTTTGGTGATGTTTGGTGCGCCTATTCATCGAGATGATGACTCTCAAAGAGCGATCGCTTGTGCTGTGGCAATGCAGTTAGCTATGCAACAGGTAAATGCCAAAAATCAGGAAATGAATTTACCAATTTTAGAAATGGGAATTGGTATCAATACAGGTGAAGTTATCGCTGGCAATATTGGTTCTCAAAAACGTGCCGAATATACAGTCATTGGTAGTCATGTAAATTTAGCTGCACGAATTGAATCTTATTCTGTAGGAGGACAAATTTTTATTTCTGAACATACTTGGGAAGATGCCAAGATTGATTTGAGAATTGATAGTCAATTACAGGTAGAACCAAAAGGGATAAAACATCTCGTTACTCTTTACGAAATTGGTGGTATCGGTGGCAAATATAATCTATTTTTGCCTCCTATTGACGAAAATGTAGAAATGTTAAGTGAAGAGTTACCGATTGAATTTATTGTTTTACATGGTAAACACGTAGATGGAAAATTTTTGCCAGGGTCATTAATTGGACTTTCACAAAATGGCGCACAAATTCGGTGTGAATATGATTTAGAAAAATTAACTAATATCAAACTCAAGTTATTAACAGAAACAGCATTGTTTACAGAAGAACCAGATATATATGCCAAGGTTATAAAAAAATCTGCTATTGATCATCATTTCTTGATTCGATTTACAGGAATTCCTCCCAAGGGAATCCAAAGACTCAAAAGAGTAAGACAAAGTTTAGATTAATATTCACTTAATCAGGCAGATTTTTCAACCAAGGCATTTTTGCTGGGTTCAATTTTAACGTTACTAACAACCTTAAACTCCCTGAAACAACTACAAAGTTTGAATATGAGTTTCATCTTGAAAATCCTCAAATCCTGTAAATCCTGATTTAGGCTTAATTGATTTCTCAGAGTTTCCACTATATCCTGTAAAATCATTTAGCAGCTTCATTCTTAGGTGAAAAGCTTTGTTAGCAGCGTTACTTTATGGACAGGAAGATTTACGCCTAGAAACAGTCCCTGAACCCACTCCAGCAGATGGGGAAGTGGTGATTAAGGTGGGGGCTGCAACTACTTGCGGTACGGATTTGAAGGTTTGGCGGCGTGGTAGCCATGCAAAAATGTTGACTCTCCCCACACTGTTTGGTCATGAAGCGGCGGGAACAATTGTCGCTGTGGGTGCTGGTGTGCATAATTGGCAGGTGGGAAATCGCATTGTCGCTAATAATTCTGCACCCTGCATGAAATGCTTTTTTTGTCAACTTCAAGAATATTCCCTCTGTCCAAATTTGATATGGAATAATGGTACTTTTGCGGAATATCTAAAAATTCCCGCAGCGATTGTCCAGCAGAATATGTTGCGGATTCCCGATGAGTTACCCTTTGAATTGGCAGCAATGACTGAACCTTTAGCCTGTGTTTTACATGGGGTGGGGCGTTCTCATGTCAAACCTCAAGACCGGGTAGTTGTGCTGGGAGATGGGGCAATTGGGTTGATGTTTGTGGGGGTTTTAGCGGCACAAACAAAAGCTGAGGTGTTGTTATGGGGAGGAAATGACCAACGGTTAGAAATTGGCAAAAAATTAGGGGCAGCAAAGATTTTTAATTATCATCAAGTTGCTGATATTCCTAGTGTAGTGAAGGAATTGACGGCGGGCTGGGGTGCAGATGTAGTTATAGAGGCTACTGGTGTTCCGAGTGTTTGGGAAAAAGCGATCGCTTGCGCCCGTCCTGGTGCAACTGTAAATCTATTTGGTGGTTGTCCTAAAGATACGACAATTACTGTGAATACAG includes:
- a CDS encoding CHASE2 domain-containing protein, with amino-acid sequence MWEKLKKVIWEWRGVLIAVPNVTFIVIALRLTGWLQSLELTALDQFFILRPQEPIDNRIVIVEINEKDISNQGSWPISDAVLTDLLEKIKQQQPRAIGLDIYRNLAVNPGYEDLVKLFESTPNLIGIQKGFESVDSSLVEPSPILKQRQQVGGNDLPPDGDGKIRRGMLYLYLSNGDILESFSLKLALLYLQLEGITEKAATNNPNYLQLGGSVFPRFQANDGAYVRAKAGSYQILLNYRGRQRQFTTVSLTAVLKNQISPNLMQGKVVLIGSTAESLRDSFLTPYTSQVFAAPERMAGVTIHANLTSQILSSALDGRPLIQSWSDTIEWLWILLWSTISALLCWQQRHNISLITVNILLAGSALIVCSFLAFLAGWWIPVVPPMLALAGSTIAITQYMARSAANMQKTFGRYLTDEVVTSLIETPTGLKLGGERRKVTVLVSDVRGFSAISEEYPPETVVEILNLYLEVMTDVINQYKGTINDFMGDGILVMFGAPIHRDDDSQRAIACAVAMQLAMQQVNAKNQEMNLPILEMGIGINTGEVIAGNIGSQKRAEYTVIGSHVNLAARIESYSVGGQIFISEHTWEDAKIDLRIDSQLQVEPKGIKHLVTLYEIGGIGGKYNLFLPPIDENVEMLSEELPIEFIVLHGKHVDGKFLPGSLIGLSQNGAQIRCEYDLEKLTNIKLKLLTETALFTEEPDIYAKVIKKSAIDHHFLIRFTGIPPKGIQRLKRVRQSLD
- a CDS encoding zinc-dependent alcohol dehydrogenase; this encodes MLAALLYGQEDLRLETVPEPTPADGEVVIKVGAATTCGTDLKVWRRGSHAKMLTLPTLFGHEAAGTIVAVGAGVHNWQVGNRIVANNSAPCMKCFFCQLQEYSLCPNLIWNNGTFAEYLKIPAAIVQQNMLRIPDELPFELAAMTEPLACVLHGVGRSHVKPQDRVVVLGDGAIGLMFVGVLAAQTKAEVLLWGGNDQRLEIGKKLGAAKIFNYHQVADIPSVVKELTAGWGADVVIEATGVPSVWEKAIACARPGATVNLFGGCPKDTTITVNTEQLHYSELTLKGVFHNTPEYVRSALSLIASRKIPFELLISEHRPLKDLEQVFADMKARKVIKVAMLPC